A genomic region of Bactrocera dorsalis isolate Fly_Bdor chromosome 3, ASM2337382v1, whole genome shotgun sequence contains the following coding sequences:
- the LOC105226210 gene encoding probable cytochrome P450 12c1, mitochondrial codes for MSTILNVRCAGTTITRLFIHNEKQQQLQKCQVAFQSTVSNVKVENIDSKSADVEWQQALPYKSMPRLTRYQLLRGFLKGGEFADLSLNDFVFKCRERLGDIYRLPGVIGQPDSVVLFNVDDFEKVYRTEGIWPKRPGTDALRYYRENRKDGFFKETMGLNDNDEKWAKFRHVVNPILMQPKNAKLYLEPLQKVNLEFVERIREIRDPHTLEVPNNFLVDINHLAFDSVGVVALDHDFGLIRRNPDLEEVRVLCEHMSAFLKSIYDLGIKPSFYKYITTPSYRRFAKSMDLTFDITNHYVNEALARLEESPSKDGEERSVLEKLLKINRKTAIVMAMDMMIAGVDGTSSAITAILLCIAKNPEKQQKLREELLAVLPHRNDPFTIENMKQLPYLRACIKEALRFYPLAFGNVREIGADLVLSGYQVPKGTGALLSTNMLANEELFYPRPREFIPERWLRKSDTTLTDGQRLVAENVNKFINLPFGFGPRSCVGRRIVEIEMELTLANLVRNFNIEYNHSVEKPFSYHLISTPAIPLTFKFTDLK; via the exons ATGTCAACAATTTTGAATGTTCGTTGTGCCGGCACAACTATTACGCGTTTGTTTATACACaatgaaaagcaacaacagttaCAAAAATGCCAAGTCGCATTTCAATCAACAGTCAGCAATGTCAAG GTTGAAAATATTGACAGCAAATCAGCGGACGTGGAATGGCAGCAGGCCTTACCTTATAAATCTATGCCGAGACTGACTAGATATCAATTGTTACGTGGCTTCTTAAAAGGAG GTGAATTCGCCGATCTTTCTTTAAATGATTTCGTTTTTAAATGCCGTGAACGCCTCGGCGACATTTACCGTTTGCCTGGTGTAATTGGGCAGCCTGACTCTGTTGTACTCTTCAATGTGGACGATTTTGAAAAGGTCTATCGTACGGAAGGTATTTGGCCAAAGCGTCCTGGTACTGACGCGTTGAGATACTATCGGGAAAACCGCAAGGACGGATTCTTCAAGGAAACTATGGGTCTGAATGATAA CGATGAAAAATGGGCAAAGTTCCGACATGTAGTAAATCCCATTTTGATGCAGCCCAAAAATGCTAAACTCTATTTGGAGCCACTACAAAAAGTGAACTTAGAGTTTGTAGAAAG AATACGTGAAATACGCGATCCACACACACTGGAAGTACCCAACAATTTCCTTGTTGACATTAATCATCTCGCTTTTGATTCTGTTGGAGTAGTTGCTTTAGATCATGATTTCGGTTTGATTCGTAGGAATCCCGACTTGGAAGAAGTCAGAGTACTTTGTGAGCACATGAGCGCATTTCTAAAGTCCATTTATGACTTGGGCATTAAGccatcattttataaatacattacCACACCGTCATACCGGCGTTTCGCTAAATCAATGGATCTAACGTTCGATATAACCAATCACTATGTAAATGAAGCATTGGCGCGTCTGGAAGAAAGCCCCTCAAAGGATGGTGAAGAACGCAGTGTTTTGGAAAAACTATTGAAAATCAATCGGAAGACAGCTATAGTAATGGCAATGGATATGATGATAGCTGGTGTAGATGGG ACATCCAGTGCGATCACTGCCATACTGCTCTGCATCGCTAAGAACCCCGAAAAGCAACAGAAGCTACGTGAAGAGCTACTTGCCGTGCTGCCACACCGCAATGACCCGTTCACTATTGAAAATATGAAGCAATTGCCATACTTACGTGCCTGCATCAAGGAAGCGCTGCGTTTCTACCCCCTCGCTTTCGGTAATGTGCGCGAAATCGGTGCCGACCTTGTACTAAGTGGTTATCAGGTGCCTAAGGGCACCGGTGCTTTGCTTAGCACAAATATGCTAGCCAATGAAGAGCTATTCTATCCACGACCCCGTGAGTTCATACCGGAGCGTTGGCTGCGCAAGTCGGATACCACGCTAACCGATGGACAGCGCCTAGTTGCTGAGAATGTgaataaatttatcaatttgccTTTCGGTTTTGGACCGCGCAGTTGCGTCGGCAGGCGCATTGTTGAAATAGAAATGGAATTAACGCTGGCGAATTTAGTGCGCAATTTCAATATCGAGTACAACCATTCGGTAGAAAAACCGTTTAGTTATCACTTAATTAGTACTCCCGCCATTCCGCTGACGTTTAAGTTTACCGATTTGAAGTAA